The segment aataaacctcgatgatgtacttttacgaaattcttccgaaagaaatcccaagtgacctctctttcggtacaaccgatacaagtgtcttccaccagtagtaggtcgagtctctaagaagtgatactacacatttcatacattcctcggtgtacaagataattcgtcaaagactcgatagtattttctaaccaaaattcgctctttctgcatcatcatcttttgttgctcgaactCTTCCGCCCttgtttctgattttatcaatggTGGTTTTCTCTTACCACTGCACTGTGGATCGGGAAGCTTGAGCTgcatgggtagcccgagaatcatgaggggtggaggtctaatctGGGATTCGTATAAACGAACTCGGCaaataaatcattcaaagctcggaagagagcttcgagtcactcctcccgatCAACTATTATCGCCTATTCTCGATGGCGCCGCCTTCGTGAAGCAgcagcattactttctacatcatcatcaccggctgcgccgggatccattactataaaacaaaatatttaaaaaaatcgtcaggagtcgtcacactatcaaaatacaagtatggcatgtatagctagactttttctcacactaactgttccgagaaccgactaaacctgctctgataccaataaatgtaacactccttacccgagactattTCCaaaatcgagcacgaggcattactaaacttattctatcccttatataggtttaaattgtttatttaagcatttcagaatgtgctgccattctgcgtcgtagtcgcctaaaaattcatatcttgagttccgaaactcgaaattaagatccgtaaatttttcctgaaactagactcatatatctatctactaaatttttcatagatttttgacttggccattagtacagtttattagttaaagtttcccctgtttcaaaactcgactgcactaacctcttgttactacgaaccatgtttcttcctgtacaaaattcatatcactaagccgtttgtttctcttaaaactagactcaacaaggattataaccatataaagtataccttctaattagttttgtacaatttatggtgaatttcaaagttgaaatagggttccagaaattgctcgacctgtttcactaaaactcgatatatcatgaaatataatacctttacctatttttcttattccataagaaaatagacataataagctttaatttcatatattattcatcttcaaactatgtttataaattttagtgatttttcaaagttacgtcattctttgttacttgaatctgcttttaggttactttcacatttttcataattttcatgtgataatcaccattcaatcatacatattaataaacatgcatatcatcggccaattttattaactaatcactagcaagtatttacacatcattcattgttcatattataccaaaagtggctaagtttctatacatgccatacacaaaacaaaacgtctaattatactgaagttatttctttgatagtgtgatcggcctccgacgcttccttcgatccccgagtggctagataagtactataagaagaagaaaataaagagattaagcactaggcttggtaagcttacaagcaaataaatcacaacattcaacataatggttaattatgcataatatcatctaacatcataaatttctttacttctcaatttctatcttcttctttattcccttaccttatttcttacctgacctttcctttttcataagtataatctacttttcctttgctgttaattcactgtaatttaactcgtatcctgacccgttgaaccactcggaatactaaggatactagggtcgctcctcgctatcaatatctcgccaatgccatgtctttgacatggacttacatgaattattcctgctccaatgccatatataatatggacttacatggctcaatctcatctccaaagccatatttctaatatggacttacatggctcatttcgttctgtctgtcaaccctaatatcctaacattcctagggttcaaccggctttctaacacttttcctctcgtcacttcaccttaaattcgactttaaatattttcataacataaatatataaatgctgaaattgacaataataatgtaaaataaaagaatattgcatttatttactgtaaacttacctcgatacaaaatgtgactaaactttacaatttagtcctttactttttcttttccccgatctactctcgaatttcgctcttcttgattatgaagcttgaaagttgaataaaccccagctatggagagaggtaaggttctgctggtaacttgaagaagatgatacaattttatcatctttttcacctttttattaatgttaataaccaaatgaccaaaatgccctccttactaaactttcaaaattccttccatgtcctaattttgtccatgaacttaaaattggtcaaattaccatttaagatctcctaattaatattccaaaataatttcatactaaaaacttctagaatgcaagttttgcaaattattcgatttagtccctaacctcaatttaagcactttatgcatagaattttatcacaaaattttcacacaatcatgtaatcataccatgaacctcaaaataataatatatatatatatatatattttttttaccctaaatttgtggtttcgcaaccactgttccgtttaggccctatttcggaatgttacagacATATGTTAAACTAGTTAAATGATTGAATATAGTGACTCCAAGATAAATTAATAAACTGCTATAATGCCGCAATATTGTTACCAGTAGTTGCATATTAGGGGGAAATAATTATTCTGTCTCTTCATTTCTTTGCCATTAATTTGTGTTActgtttttaaattgttttacatattttttttcattcaacCATATTTTACTTTACTTTCCAAGTCGTCATTTGTTAATTATgcaatttatgtttttaaatcaACCCCTATAGAGTTGATAACTCTGGTATTTACTACTATGTTTTTTGTTAACAATTGTGTGCACTTGCATATCATAAGAAAATTCGTGACAATTGTATTTATGGTTATTCTTAAAAAAGACTTATTGTAAATATTCGTGTAAATGTggtttcatctttttctttttatacACTCAACACCCTCTGGTACATTGAGTTTCATCTTTTTCCTCTTAAAATAGAGATAAATACATTTTAGCGTGCTCAAATCATATTTATTGAGTATTGACATTTTCAATAgataataaaagtttaaaattaacttatacaaatatttatacattttcaatttaaaatttataaaaattaggtCAAAATATGCTATAAGTTCATGTACAtttcaaaaatttagaatttaattttgtCTAAGAATTTTAGTCATTCTATTATTCAAATTTCAAAAGGTAGGTTAAActattaattttgttaatttttcgttaaatttaattttactaCAATATTATTGTTTAAACTACATAGATACTAAttgagtatttttttatttcaaaatattatactaataaatttaactaaaattttttaataatgttaacagatagatctaaattttgaaatttaaaaagtaaaaaaatcttaaaaatcaaaatatagaaattaaattctaaattttaaaagtataaacTCATGACAtatttttaatctaatttttattaattaccatattttaattaaaaacttgtaAATAAAAAATTCAGATTTTTTTAATAACGGATTCACATAAAAGTGATGCTTTTAAAAAAAGGatctaactttattttattgacCAAAGAGGTAACATTTTAACTTTCTAATTTATATTCAACGagtaaaaaggaaaaagaaatccaAATAACCCTGAaacatttatttttcttttctaaaatggaaaaatgattttttaaaaataataatgttttcattTTATCCTATTTGTAAGAGCTAAAATCTTTGTCTTAAATTAACACAAGAATCCGTTTCACTTCGCCAAAATCACAAAAACAGAAAGTTAAATCCTAAAAGGCAGAACAAGCAGTATTGTATTATCGCCAGAAAATCCATGATTCATGACCAAAACACCAAAAACAGCCTTCTCTTCAATCTCATAATATCAAATAATTGTTTGTAATATAAAGAAAAATCTAGGATTAATTTCGTCCATCTGGCTTTCAAATTTCCTAcataaacaaaaatttaaatttcgtaTTTTACCCTACAAAATCGAAGATCCAATCATTTTCTCGCCCTCCAAACAGACCCCCTTACCCTCCCCCTTTTGGAAAATGGAGGAAAACGGTAACAGAGCCGAAGCCGTTCGTCTTCTAGGAATTGCCGAGAAGCTTCTCCAGAATCGTGATTTCAACGGTTCAAGAGACTTCGCAATCTTAGCCCAAGAGACCGAACCGCTGTTGGACGGGTCGGATCAGATCCTAGCCGTCGCCGACGTTATCCTCGCAGGCGAGAAGAGAATAAACAACCACCAAGATTGGTACTCCATCTTACAAATCGACGGCCGATCAGAAGACAACGATCTCATAAAGAAACAGTATCGTCGCCTAGCTCTCCTCCTTCACCCAGACAAAAACAAGTTCCCGTTCGCCGATCACGCGTTCCAGCTTGTGGCCGATGCGTGGGCTGTTTTATCTAACAGCTCGAAGAAATCTCTTTACGACAAAGAATTGAGCTTGTTTACGAGAATTGATTTAAGCAGCGGCGGCGGGGACCGTTCGAATCAAGCTGGAAAATTACCCGTAACGAGAAAAGGACAAAGCCGGACGCCGAATCCAAAGACCCTAAATGAGAACCAAAGGTCGAGAATGGCGACATTTTGGACAGCTTGCCCGTACTGTTATAGATTGTTTGAGTACCCGAGGGCTTACGAAAGTTGTTGTTTAAGGTGCCAGAATTGTGAGAAAGCTTTTCACGCGGTCGATATTCCGACATTGCCGCCGTTGGTTCCGGGAAAAGAAGCTTATTATTGTTGCTGGGCGTTTTTTCCGTTAGGGTTTGTGTCTGGCAGTCCGGAAAGTGAAGGAAAAGCCCCCACCGGCTTTCCCAATTGGATGCAACCTACGTTTCCAGCAGTGCCGCCGCATGAGAGTGAAAGAAATGGAGGCATTGAGCAAGCTACACCGCCTGCCCCCATGCCGGCACCAGTTTCAGCGGCAGCACCAGTACCAACGCCGCCTTCATTTATTCCTTCGACCACCGCAACGAAGGTGGTAGAAAATATGAATAACGTGGCAGTGGTTTCAGGTCGGAATGTGTCGAATTCGGGCTCAAGGAAAAGAGGGAGGCCGAGGAAGAATCCTCTGTGAGGTTTGATCGGTAATGAAATTCGGTACTTTTTTGTAGCTTTTTGGTTTAGAATGAACCTGATCGTAATGCAGGAACTTTCGAGGTGGTAACAGAGGGTACCAGAGGATTTCGATGAACCGAGAAAGAAGAATAAGGCCGAAGCTGAAACACTGCAACGGTTGGGGCTTAAATTTGTAGGTATTGTTGTAGTTGTTAATTATTTTGTTTGTAGATTGTTTTCTATGTACTGACTAGCACATAGGCTATCATTGTAACATTATGATATATTCAGCAATGTCAAGTCAGCAAGTTCTTTCACCATTGATTTTGAGCGGTTTTGCTACTCGGCATCTGATCAAATC is part of the Gossypium arboreum isolate Shixiya-1 chromosome 5, ASM2569848v2, whole genome shotgun sequence genome and harbors:
- the LOC108449931 gene encoding J protein JJJ2-like codes for the protein MEENGNRAEAVRLLGIAEKLLQNRDFNGSRDFAILAQETEPLLDGSDQILAVADVILAGEKRINNHQDWYSILQIDGRSEDNDLIKKQYRRLALLLHPDKNKFPFADHAFQLVADAWAVLSNSSKKSLYDKELSLFTRIDLSSGGGDRSNQAGKLPVTRKGQSRTPNPKTLNENQRSRMATFWTACPYCYRLFEYPRAYESCCLRCQNCEKAFHAVDIPTLPPLVPGKEAYYCCWAFFPLGFVSGSPESEGKAPTGFPNWMQPTFPAVPPHESERNGGIEQATPPAPMPAPVSAAAPVPTPPSFIPSTTATKVVENMNNVAVVSGRNVSNSGSRKRGRPRKNPL